The Thermoanaerobaculia bacterium genome contains a region encoding:
- a CDS encoding sulfite exporter TauE/SafE family protein, whose amino-acid sequence MFALFILFGVLIGVLASFSGLGGGFLMVPLLLFLGKPHTHAVGTSFLAILLISLSALLAHNKLANVDYTVGLCLAAGGIIGAQVGARLVPMVSQSTFQRIFAVFLLFMAIYLFIRSR is encoded by the coding sequence ATGTTCGCCCTATTTATACTGTTTGGAGTTCTGATCGGAGTTCTGGCTTCCTTTTCGGGTCTTGGCGGAGGCTTTTTAATGGTTCCCCTTCTCCTGTTCCTTGGGAAACCTCATACTCATGCCGTCGGGACCTCTTTCCTGGCCATTCTCCTTATTTCCCTCTCCGCGCTTCTTGCCCACAACAAGCTGGCCAACGTCGACTACACCGTTGGTTTGTGCCTGGCCGCCGGCGGAATCATCGGCGCACAGGTCGGGGCACGTCTCGTTCCCATGGTATCGCAGAGCACCTTTCAAAGAATATTTGCTGTTTTTCTGCTCTTTATGGCGATCTACCTCTTTATCCGGAGCCGGTGA
- a CDS encoding YceI family protein, producing MKRIFSTLFVALAFLSIPLFASDTYSLDSAHSSIEFGIKHMVISTVKGSFSSFDVSVQYDPKEVAKSSVEVSIQTDTINTGNEKRDEHLKSPDFFDTKTYPAITFKSKRIAKKGDSYEVTGDFTMHGVTKEITFPFTVMGPIKDPWGNMRLGVEAYTTLNRQEYGVSWNKTLDTGGLVVGDDVKVEIHLELVKAQEKAS from the coding sequence ATGAAACGCATATTTTCCACGTTATTTGTTGCTCTGGCCTTTCTCTCCATCCCTCTCTTTGCGTCAGACACCTATTCTCTGGATTCCGCCCATTCTTCCATTGAATTCGGAATCAAGCATATGGTGATCTCAACCGTAAAGGGTTCTTTTTCGTCTTTCGACGTTTCGGTCCAATACGACCCCAAAGAGGTTGCGAAGTCCTCTGTCGAGGTCTCAATTCAGACAGATACGATCAACACCGGGAACGAAAAGCGGGACGAGCACCTGAAGAGTCCAGATTTTTTTGACACGAAAACCTACCCGGCGATTACTTTCAAAAGTAAACGAATCGCCAAGAAGGGCGACTCCTATGAAGTTACCGGTGATTTCACCATGCATGGTGTCACGAAGGAAATCACCTTTCCCTTTACGGTTATGGGTCCCATCAAGGATCCCTGGGGAAACATGAGGTTGGGTGTGGAAGCTTACACCACACTTAACCGTCAGGAGTACGGCGTATCCTGGAACAAGACACTGGATACAGGCGGGCTGGTCGTCGGGGATGATGTCAAGGTGGAAATCCATCTTGAGCTCGTCAAAGCTCAGGAAAAGGCGTCCTGA
- a CDS encoding outer membrane lipoprotein-sorting protein — protein sequence MIHFRAGLSRFGLMPFLLLSSLLISQASSDSAREIVERAEVANKISFEWSKWRMVLEGGDGRTFIRTYDLYARTLPGGRDETLLRFLSPAEVRGVGLLTHEPERGDDQQWFYHPATRQIKRIAGSERKNRFMGTTFLYEDLQSFHIPEHMYDLKGDEVIDQELCWHLIEKPLPEFLKETAYGSREIWIGQTTLRTRRVYFFDHNGFHSKTLTVQGVEEVLPQVYRENILKMESLTDGRVTELSLLQRNTDPDFDAESTFTLRSLRQRVEPVNSLP from the coding sequence GTGATTCATTTCAGGGCGGGTCTTTCTCGGTTTGGCCTGATGCCATTCCTGCTGTTGTCCTCCCTTCTGATCTCTCAGGCATCTTCAGATTCCGCCCGTGAAATCGTAGAGAGAGCGGAGGTGGCCAATAAGATTTCCTTTGAATGGTCGAAATGGAGGATGGTGCTGGAGGGAGGGGATGGAAGAACGTTCATCCGAACGTATGACCTCTATGCACGGACTCTTCCCGGTGGACGCGATGAGACACTTCTTCGCTTCCTGTCGCCTGCGGAAGTACGCGGGGTGGGGCTGTTGACCCATGAACCCGAAAGAGGCGACGATCAGCAATGGTTCTACCATCCTGCAACGCGTCAGATTAAAAGAATTGCAGGGAGCGAGCGGAAAAATCGCTTTATGGGAACGACATTTCTCTACGAGGATCTGCAGTCATTTCATATCCCTGAACACATGTACGATCTTAAGGGAGATGAGGTGATCGACCAGGAATTATGCTGGCACCTGATCGAAAAACCCCTCCCAGAGTTTTTGAAAGAGACAGCTTACGGATCCAGAGAGATCTGGATCGGGCAAACGACCCTTCGGACAAGGCGTGTTTACTTTTTTGATCATAATGGTTTCCACAGTAAGACACTTACGGTGCAGGGTGTGGAGGAAGTTCTTCCTCAAGTTTATAGAGAAAACATTTTGAAAATGGAAAGCCTGACCGATGGGAGGGTCACGGAACTCTCCCTGCTTCAACGGAATACGGATCCGGATTTTGACGCCGAATCGACCTTTACCCTCCGCTCGCTGAGGCAGAGGGTCGAACCCGTCAATTCTCTTCCCTGA
- the tmk gene encoding dTMP kinase, whose product MARFITFEGVEGSGKSTQIELTSAWLGQKGIRHTATREPGGTKAGESIRQLLLHQTDVQLSPLTEAALFTAARQQLLQEIILPSLNSGSWVLCDRFIDSTIAYQGYGRGVGEEKIRRMHSIIGNIMPDITFFLDVSVETGLKRLHPGVRDRFESMDFSFHKRVRDAYLVLYKKEPNRIVILDGTRPAEDIQAEIQERLAPWCKTTS is encoded by the coding sequence ATGGCAAGGTTCATAACGTTTGAAGGCGTCGAAGGATCGGGAAAATCCACCCAGATCGAACTCACCTCAGCCTGGCTGGGTCAGAAGGGCATTCGTCACACTGCGACACGTGAACCCGGGGGTACGAAAGCCGGTGAAAGCATTCGTCAGCTTCTGCTCCACCAGACCGATGTACAGCTGTCTCCACTGACGGAAGCCGCCCTCTTTACTGCTGCGCGACAGCAGTTGCTTCAGGAAATCATCCTTCCCTCTCTCAACTCGGGTTCCTGGGTGTTATGCGACCGTTTTATCGATTCCACCATTGCCTATCAGGGGTACGGGCGGGGTGTAGGTGAAGAAAAGATTCGCAGAATGCATTCCATCATTGGAAACATCATGCCGGATATCACCTTCTTCCTCGACGTTTCCGTGGAAACAGGACTGAAGCGGTTACATCCCGGAGTTCGAGATCGCTTCGAATCGATGGATTTCTCTTTTCATAAGAGGGTCCGGGATGCATATCTTGTCCTCTACAAGAAAGAACCCAATCGAATTGTAATCCTGGATGGAACACGACCCGCCGAGGACATTCAGGCGGAAATCCAGGAACGACTTGCTCCCTGGTGCAAGACCACATCCTGA
- a CDS encoding radical SAM protein: MNYLLIQPPAYDFSCHDFWLKPLGLLKLATLLTGNGHKIHFFDFLDRSAPDVSEAFRQSRPDGRGKFPSRIVSKPAQFNNVPRYFRRYGRSEKVFESWLRSIPEPSHILLTCGLSYWAPGIEEVVSTLRQVLGDVPITVGGILPSLFPAYVSDLGIEGVSMEKLPGWLKERGLAMEALMDAAPFWSGYGALPYLVTRLSYGCPFHCSYCAVPHLQPGIHRINPQRMAEEIFPSLRPETKHIVFYDDALLFHVDSLIEFGKILSISHSLSYHTPNGLACRLVDPSLAVTLKNLNFKTLMLSLETIDPHVQSETGGKVSMDDCTHAISHLREAGFSSRSIQVYLLMGHPSIPPDKVRRALDAIGKIGVIPILAEYSPIPGTIDGDRILGPNPMDPMKTNKTYHLHTWADSTTIQELKDIQLAYSRSVMQ; the protein is encoded by the coding sequence TTGAACTACCTCCTGATTCAACCTCCCGCCTATGACTTTTCCTGCCATGACTTCTGGCTGAAACCCCTGGGTCTCCTCAAGCTGGCCACGCTTCTTACCGGAAATGGCCACAAGATCCATTTCTTTGACTTTTTAGACCGATCCGCCCCTGACGTTTCCGAGGCCTTCAGGCAGAGCCGTCCCGATGGAAGAGGCAAATTTCCTTCGCGCATCGTTTCCAAACCTGCACAGTTCAACAATGTCCCCAGATACTTCAGGCGGTATGGAAGATCCGAAAAAGTCTTTGAGTCCTGGCTTCGCTCCATTCCTGAACCTTCTCACATCCTCCTGACCTGCGGACTTTCTTACTGGGCTCCCGGTATTGAAGAGGTGGTTTCCACACTCCGACAGGTTCTCGGTGATGTCCCGATTACCGTTGGAGGAATTCTTCCCTCACTATTTCCAGCTTACGTATCCGATCTGGGAATCGAAGGCGTGTCGATGGAGAAACTACCCGGCTGGCTCAAGGAACGGGGCCTGGCAATGGAAGCTCTGATGGATGCAGCTCCTTTCTGGTCAGGGTACGGCGCCCTTCCCTACCTCGTGACCCGTCTATCTTACGGATGCCCTTTTCACTGCTCCTATTGTGCCGTTCCCCATCTCCAGCCTGGAATCCATCGGATAAATCCACAACGTATGGCTGAAGAGATTTTTCCCTCTCTTCGACCGGAAACAAAGCATATCGTTTTCTACGATGATGCACTCCTGTTCCATGTCGATTCATTGATTGAATTCGGTAAAATTCTTTCAATCTCACATAGCCTCTCGTACCATACACCCAATGGCCTGGCCTGTCGTCTCGTGGACCCAAGCCTTGCGGTGACTCTGAAGAACCTCAATTTTAAGACTCTCATGCTCTCCCTGGAGACTATTGATCCCCATGTCCAATCGGAAACGGGAGGCAAAGTCTCGATGGACGATTGTACGCATGCCATAAGCCACCTGCGTGAAGCCGGGTTTTCTTCCCGCTCGATCCAGGTCTACCTGCTCATGGGCCATCCCTCCATTCCTCCAGATAAAGTGCGTCGAGCTCTGGATGCCATAGGAAAAATTGGCGTAATCCCGATACTGGCTGAATATTCTCCCATTCCGGGGACAATCGATGGAGACCGGATCCTGGGCCCCAATCCCATGGACCCGATGAAGACAAACAAGACCTACCATCTCCATACCTGGGCAGATTCCACCACGATCCAGGAACTGAAAGATATTCAGCTGGCGTATTCCCGATCCGTGATGCAATAA
- a CDS encoding VWA domain-containing protein, with protein MKSKYAAILILLAFLVMPVFSQEEDTSQGVPVFGETIEVHLVPIQVLVRDGKGNPVTDLKREDFILEEDGKEQEITHFAEVRHRQSVNVFTAGEKKQPPAEIAKEPETTPSTEALLGERYIFYVDNVNIHPLQRNAVLKKAQEFAKERIGNGVLGMVVTFDRSLHIQTPFTDDASMIVNKLEEQKERTGDALVRLNDRRDLIDSIKNREDRTYSYALSKVRGFAAQIHNDMQFTLSALKDYLTSIRGMEGRKVLIYISSGLPEVPAYEVFYYLGEIYPHENVFSYADFFNLRSHYKSIINTANSAGVNLCMVDVSGLRAMGTEGAAEERYSGTDIDYTVETNNLIDPLRAMSEETGGVAIVNTNDFAMGFKKIAETVDNYYFLGYQRTRPIEDKFHKIEVSLKPKIRGARISYKKTFLEKSIHSIMGDKIIANLIFPEDHNPLEISVTFQQPTVKEDNKEAFILPMTVEIPFSSLNLTLKNDRHIGRIKIGIAAGDGKDRSEVIWKNHDFNIPATAMKELEGTTFKYNLELMIGGGANIISVGVLNELDGTESYKRERVFIRPPQ; from the coding sequence ATGAAAAGTAAATACGCAGCGATTCTTATTCTTCTGGCTTTTCTTGTGATGCCGGTCTTTTCTCAGGAAGAGGACACCTCTCAGGGTGTGCCGGTATTCGGAGAAACGATTGAAGTTCATCTGGTGCCCATTCAGGTCCTGGTCCGGGACGGTAAGGGAAACCCGGTCACCGATTTAAAACGCGAGGACTTTATTCTGGAAGAAGATGGCAAGGAGCAGGAGATCACTCACTTTGCGGAAGTTCGGCACCGCCAGAGCGTAAATGTCTTTACCGCAGGTGAGAAAAAACAGCCGCCTGCAGAAATTGCAAAAGAACCCGAGACGACCCCATCCACGGAAGCACTTCTTGGAGAACGCTATATCTTTTACGTGGACAACGTCAATATTCACCCGCTGCAGCGGAATGCGGTTTTGAAAAAGGCCCAGGAATTCGCAAAAGAAAGAATCGGAAACGGAGTCCTGGGCATGGTTGTGACCTTCGATCGATCTCTCCACATCCAGACCCCCTTTACCGACGACGCCTCCATGATTGTAAATAAACTGGAAGAGCAAAAGGAGCGGACGGGGGACGCCCTCGTACGTCTCAATGATCGGAGAGACCTTATTGACAGCATTAAAAACAGGGAAGATCGGACCTATTCGTACGCTCTTTCCAAAGTGCGGGGGTTCGCCGCACAGATTCACAACGACATGCAGTTCACCCTTAGTGCCCTCAAGGACTACCTGACATCCATCCGGGGAATGGAGGGCAGAAAAGTTCTTATCTATATCTCCAGCGGCCTTCCCGAAGTGCCCGCCTATGAAGTCTTTTACTACCTTGGTGAAATATATCCCCATGAGAATGTATTCAGCTATGCCGACTTTTTCAACCTGAGGTCCCACTACAAAAGCATCATCAACACGGCAAACTCAGCAGGTGTCAACCTCTGCATGGTGGATGTGTCGGGATTAAGAGCCATGGGAACCGAGGGCGCCGCAGAAGAGAGATATTCCGGCACCGACATCGATTATACGGTGGAGACCAATAACCTCATCGATCCCCTGAGAGCCATGTCCGAGGAAACGGGGGGCGTGGCCATCGTGAATACCAACGATTTTGCCATGGGATTTAAAAAGATCGCCGAAACCGTGGATAACTATTACTTTCTGGGATATCAGAGAACACGCCCCATCGAAGACAAGTTTCATAAAATCGAGGTATCGCTGAAACCCAAGATTCGAGGAGCCCGGATTTCCTACAAAAAAACCTTTCTGGAAAAATCGATCCACTCCATCATGGGGGACAAGATCATAGCCAACCTCATCTTCCCGGAAGATCACAATCCACTGGAAATATCCGTAACCTTCCAGCAACCGACCGTAAAGGAAGATAATAAAGAAGCCTTTATTCTTCCCATGACAGTGGAGATTCCTTTCAGCAGTCTGAATCTGACCTTGAAGAACGATCGCCACATCGGACGCATCAAGATTGGAATTGCCGCGGGCGATGGAAAAGATCGAAGCGAAGTTATCTGGAAAAATCATGATTTTAATATCCCGGCCACCGCAATGAAAGAACTCGAAGGTACAACCTTCAAGTACAACCTGGAACTCATGATCGGCGGTGGTGCGAACATTATCAGTGTGGGTGTTCTGAACGAATTGGACGGAACCGAAAGCTACAAGCGTGAGCGTGTCTTTATTCGTCCGCCCCAGTAA
- a CDS encoding PKD domain-containing protein has protein sequence MLLRVTLFAIFMSLSLVPVSAGPVDLEAPKGDSVADRDMDGWLGEADLIYDRAFWYASTHGGRPLLDSGTRLTKMRWSLAHPPRAAREVEPQWRSLGPLNGAGRATAISPHPAIEGTFLVGAAGGGVWRTEDWGSTWTPLTDMLPDLSVGAVAYAPSNPSIIYLGSGEGGYAIDFIPGIGLIKSVDGGLSWILPDNVVAEMFYDLSVDPDNENIVVAGTSQGLLYTMDGGDTWITTLPDVDGTDLVRSPQDPSLLYASTWCVRSCGDENFHRIWRSTDGGMTWTPSDSGIPSVDPSNGFYERTSLAMAPSNPSILYAAYSSLNALGTMTSRIYRTADGGQSWTELEDVSNNGSPYGYYIRNFLGSQGWYDNTIIVSPDDPDTINAGGVFYIRSVDGGISWTTASFNAFPHVDAHDYAYQAGVLILACDGGIYLSMDDGNTWTGKNNGLVTRQYYAMDHDPSHPSRVIGGTQDNGTGRRRNDDSGLWDDVIGGDGFECAIHPDIPDIAYGTVQYGAIYRSNQFGGGASFSEITPPYTPGDGASFLSVVTLHPSSPEMVFTGSDFAWRSRDGGETWLQLPHDRVQGENWNGSDVLSVALTGADPLSILVVKGAEVFWSRDGGIQWTAYSPDDGTLPAYGSLRNAVISPHDAMAAAICYAWSDNGNLYMTHNGGASWERRDAGLPPYSVQVVRFDPLDPAILYAGTDLGFYRSVDGGATWQEYGAGLPRTSIHDIRVFPDGSMLRVATHGRGIWELPLPVSPNQPPVVQIAASDTVLVVDRGTTITFDGTTSDPDGDTLDTFWTFSDTWERIVAAAGPSSVSHTFQRPGAFSIGLTARDERGALRSATVRIEVVPEGDTCDAAVEIPSRAPLPYTVVTSNEAANFEIETPAASCIPSNAGYFGSLWFHYIPEESATYSFDTCGSGGDTVLSVWTGPACGPWSPVPNGCNDDDEVVHCSGPRTNSYVEVQLEAGVTYSVFVASYYDDNRGTVRFTVNCTDCTSMPLSSRVTIPASASASGANGTSWMTELTAVNPTGVDSGATIVFRERGKNGSFVDSISLDLPAHSTVRVDDAVQDLFQKTNSAGSLHVVLPAEAILSSRTFNNSSDGTYGQTIPAFPDAEGFTYFDDIILPSFTVGEQFRTNLGLVNLYSNPVIVDVDIRDSQGSTIANPSLEVPAFSSIQASGLAGSTDGGYAVLSLYDLEASILPYLSVVDNESGDPIFVYPIEPSSGRITVPAAAHSPGARDTIWRTDLDVLNPTSGTVTYNLSYLAQGRDNGVRPGYSFSLDPGQSRRHLDVVESVFGTEGAGAIQVTPSGGSVVVVSRTFTEEDTGTYGQFIPGFQDSSALHAGETAILPGLKASNRYRTNIGFASGVAGSVSVEYTIYGPDGTVLLEGSEALLSYGAIQIGDILSGIADQELDAWAEVRTSTPGAILFPYASVVDNDSGDPVFIPGDIR, from the coding sequence ATGCTGCTTCGTGTAACCCTTTTCGCAATCTTTATGTCGCTTTCTCTGGTCCCCGTGTCCGCCGGACCTGTCGACCTGGAGGCTCCCAAGGGAGACTCTGTGGCGGATCGGGACATGGATGGATGGCTCGGTGAAGCCGACCTCATTTACGATCGAGCCTTCTGGTATGCTTCCACCCACGGGGGCCGCCCCCTTCTGGACAGCGGGACCCGTCTCACCAAAATGCGCTGGTCATTGGCCCATCCTCCCCGTGCCGCCAGGGAAGTTGAGCCTCAGTGGAGAAGTCTCGGCCCCCTGAACGGAGCTGGCCGGGCGACGGCAATTTCACCTCATCCCGCCATTGAGGGTACGTTTCTAGTTGGAGCCGCGGGCGGGGGAGTGTGGAGAACCGAAGACTGGGGCAGTACGTGGACCCCATTGACGGATATGCTGCCGGATCTCTCCGTGGGGGCAGTCGCCTATGCGCCCTCCAATCCCTCGATCATCTACCTGGGAAGCGGAGAGGGGGGATATGCCATCGACTTCATTCCCGGGATTGGATTGATTAAATCTGTGGACGGAGGGTTGTCCTGGATTCTTCCCGACAATGTCGTTGCTGAGATGTTTTATGACCTTTCCGTAGATCCTGACAATGAAAATATTGTTGTGGCAGGGACCAGCCAGGGCCTGCTGTACACCATGGACGGGGGAGACACCTGGATCACCACTCTGCCCGATGTGGATGGTACGGATCTTGTTCGATCTCCACAGGATCCATCTCTTCTTTACGCCTCCACCTGGTGTGTTCGATCCTGCGGCGATGAAAATTTTCATCGAATCTGGCGATCCACCGATGGGGGCATGACGTGGACGCCTTCCGATTCCGGTATTCCGTCTGTCGATCCATCCAATGGCTTTTACGAGCGTACTTCTCTGGCCATGGCTCCATCCAATCCATCGATCCTCTATGCGGCCTACTCCAGCCTCAATGCTCTGGGCACTATGACTTCGCGGATCTATCGAACGGCCGATGGCGGGCAATCCTGGACAGAGCTGGAAGATGTCAGCAATAACGGGAGTCCATACGGGTATTACATTCGTAATTTTCTGGGAAGCCAGGGGTGGTATGACAACACCATCATTGTGTCCCCGGACGACCCCGACACCATTAATGCAGGGGGAGTTTTCTATATTCGGTCCGTCGACGGGGGTATCTCCTGGACTACGGCGTCCTTTAATGCATTTCCGCATGTTGATGCTCATGACTATGCCTACCAGGCGGGGGTACTTATCCTTGCCTGTGACGGAGGGATCTACCTTTCCATGGATGACGGCAACACGTGGACCGGAAAAAACAACGGACTCGTTACCCGGCAGTACTATGCCATGGACCACGATCCATCCCATCCATCTCGTGTCATCGGAGGAACGCAGGACAACGGGACCGGCCGAAGACGGAATGATGATTCGGGGCTCTGGGATGATGTTATCGGAGGCGATGGATTCGAATGCGCCATCCATCCGGACATCCCTGATATCGCCTATGGAACGGTTCAGTACGGAGCCATCTATCGGTCCAATCAGTTCGGGGGCGGGGCTTCATTTTCCGAAATTACACCTCCCTACACACCCGGAGATGGCGCATCCTTTCTGTCGGTGGTCACCCTGCACCCATCCTCGCCGGAAATGGTGTTCACGGGATCCGATTTCGCATGGCGTTCCCGCGATGGCGGAGAGACCTGGCTCCAACTTCCGCATGACAGGGTACAGGGGGAAAATTGGAACGGGTCTGATGTACTTTCCGTGGCCCTGACCGGAGCCGATCCTCTTTCTATCCTTGTAGTGAAAGGTGCGGAAGTCTTCTGGTCCAGAGATGGAGGCATTCAGTGGACCGCGTACTCTCCGGATGATGGAACGCTTCCTGCATATGGATCCCTGCGGAACGCGGTAATCTCTCCGCATGATGCCATGGCCGCCGCAATCTGCTATGCCTGGAGCGACAACGGAAACCTTTACATGACGCACAATGGGGGAGCATCCTGGGAGCGACGGGATGCGGGGCTTCCTCCCTACAGCGTGCAGGTCGTACGTTTTGACCCTCTCGATCCTGCGATCCTTTATGCAGGAACGGACCTCGGGTTCTATCGATCTGTGGATGGAGGTGCGACCTGGCAAGAGTATGGAGCGGGGCTCCCCCGCACGTCAATCCACGATATCCGCGTCTTTCCCGACGGATCCATGCTCCGGGTCGCCACTCATGGACGTGGAATCTGGGAGCTTCCGCTGCCTGTTTCTCCCAACCAGCCCCCCGTCGTTCAGATCGCTGCTTCCGATACGGTTCTTGTCGTTGACCGCGGTACGACGATCACGTTCGATGGAACGACATCCGACCCCGACGGGGATACCCTGGATACTTTCTGGACCTTTTCCGATACATGGGAACGTATCGTTGCTGCAGCGGGACCTTCTTCCGTATCCCACACCTTCCAGCGTCCCGGAGCCTTTTCAATCGGGCTGACCGCAAGGGACGAAAGGGGCGCTCTGCGTTCTGCGACCGTGCGGATTGAAGTTGTACCGGAAGGGGACACGTGCGATGCTGCCGTCGAGATCCCTTCCCGTGCACCGCTTCCGTATACCGTTGTAACCTCAAATGAGGCAGCCAACTTTGAAATCGAAACGCCGGCGGCTTCGTGCATACCATCTAACGCGGGGTACTTTGGTTCCCTCTGGTTCCACTATATCCCGGAAGAAAGCGCGACCTATTCCTTTGATACCTGTGGGTCGGGAGGAGATACGGTACTGTCTGTCTGGACAGGACCGGCCTGTGGACCCTGGTCCCCTGTTCCGAACGGCTGCAACGATGATGATGAAGTGGTTCACTGCAGTGGACCGCGCACCAATTCCTACGTGGAGGTTCAGCTTGAAGCCGGGGTCACATACAGCGTTTTTGTAGCCAGTTATTACGATGATAATCGCGGAACCGTCCGCTTCACCGTCAATTGCACGGACTGTACTTCCATGCCGCTCAGTTCCCGGGTCACCATTCCCGCTTCAGCCAGCGCTTCCGGCGCCAACGGGACTTCATGGATGACGGAATTGACGGCAGTGAACCCAACCGGCGTTGATTCAGGTGCGACTATCGTTTTCCGCGAAAGAGGGAAAAACGGCTCGTTCGTGGATTCGATCTCCCTTGACCTTCCTGCCCACAGCACGGTTCGAGTAGATGATGCGGTTCAGGATCTCTTTCAAAAGACAAATTCGGCCGGTTCCCTTCATGTGGTTCTTCCGGCCGAGGCAATCCTGTCTTCACGAACCTTCAATAATTCTTCCGATGGAACCTACGGCCAGACGATCCCGGCCTTTCCCGATGCCGAAGGTTTCACCTATTTCGATGACATCATCCTGCCGTCCTTTACCGTCGGAGAACAGTTCCGTACAAATCTTGGACTGGTCAACCTCTATTCAAATCCGGTGATCGTCGATGTCGATATTCGGGATTCTCAGGGATCCACGATCGCCAATCCGTCTCTTGAGGTTCCCGCCTTTTCCTCCATACAGGCTTCTGGCCTTGCTGGATCCACGGACGGAGGGTACGCGGTGCTTAGCCTGTACGACCTTGAAGCCTCAATCCTGCCCTATCTCTCGGTGGTGGATAACGAATCGGGCGACCCCATCTTTGTCTATCCCATCGAACCCTCTTCCGGGAGGATAACCGTTCCTGCGGCGGCTCACAGCCCCGGCGCGAGGGATACAATATGGCGCACGGATCTGGATGTGCTGAATCCGACTTCCGGTACGGTGACCTACAATCTTTCCTATCTGGCCCAGGGCCGGGATAACGGTGTTCGACCCGGGTATTCCTTTTCTCTGGACCCCGGGCAGTCCCGCCGACATCTTGACGTGGTCGAATCGGTCTTTGGTACTGAGGGCGCGGGAGCGATCCAGGTGACACCGTCCGGAGGATCCGTTGTGGTTGTTTCCCGGACGTTCACGGAGGAAGATACGGGAACTTATGGACAGTTCATCCCGGGGTTCCAGGATTCTTCTGCCCTGCACGCAGGAGAAACGGCCATCCTTCCGGGCCTCAAGGCTTCCAATCGTTATCGGACAAATATCGGATTCGCCAGTGGAGTGGCCGGGTCGGTTTCGGTCGAATACACGATTTACGGTCCGGACGGTACGGTTCTCCTTGAAGGAAGCGAGGCCCTTCTTTCGTACGGCGCCATTCAGATTGGCGATATCCTTTCAGGTATTGCGGATCAGGAGCTGGATGCGTGGGCGGAAGTCCGGACTTCGACACCTGGAGCAATTCTCTTTCCGTATGCATCTGTCGTTGACAACGATTCAGGCGACCCGGTCTTCATCCCTGGAGACATCCGCTAA
- a CDS encoding CDGSH iron-sulfur domain-containing protein, whose amino-acid sequence MTEPKIADKKPSVIDLEPGTYWWCACGLSAGQPFCDGSHKGTGLTPMKIEVSGSARRALCNCKHTHGAPDCDGSHKTLP is encoded by the coding sequence ATGACAGAACCTAAAATCGCAGATAAAAAGCCATCGGTAATCGATCTGGAACCCGGAACTTACTGGTGGTGCGCTTGCGGACTATCTGCCGGACAACCCTTTTGTGACGGATCGCATAAGGGAACCGGGCTGACCCCCATGAAAATTGAGGTTTCCGGATCCGCGCGACGCGCTCTGTGCAATTGCAAGCATACTCACGGAGCCCCTGATTGCGACGGCTCTCACAAAACTCTGCCCTGA
- a CDS encoding SDR family NAD(P)-dependent oxidoreductase: MSSFMNHFWRNKRIVITGASSGLGMAVTRALAPYGCQFALLSRRTEPMISLAKELGGGEDRFFIASCDVRDYVSVQSSIDTFAAKTGGLDVAWVNSGVAGETSWHQWDWERINTTIDVNIRGALHTIHASLHHMAPAGQGTIVGISSAASMRGLPGRTVYSMSKIALNWIMDSLAAEFPTIRFVTIMPGFIDTPINQDNPNRFWLMQPERAALLMIRAAARGKSAYIYPFRMKLLYHLIHSLPTPVYRRLGNRLADFSRPGR; the protein is encoded by the coding sequence ATGTCTTCGTTCATGAACCATTTCTGGAGAAACAAACGTATTGTGATCACCGGAGCGTCATCGGGACTCGGTATGGCAGTCACACGGGCTCTTGCTCCCTATGGGTGCCAATTCGCATTATTAAGTCGCAGGACAGAACCGATGATATCTCTGGCGAAGGAACTGGGAGGCGGAGAAGACCGTTTTTTTATCGCTTCCTGTGATGTCAGAGATTACGTTAGCGTCCAGTCCTCCATTGATACCTTTGCGGCAAAGACCGGAGGATTGGATGTAGCCTGGGTAAACAGCGGTGTTGCCGGGGAAACTTCCTGGCATCAATGGGACTGGGAACGGATCAACACCACGATCGATGTCAACATCCGGGGAGCCCTCCACACTATTCACGCAAGCCTTCACCACATGGCTCCAGCAGGGCAGGGCACGATCGTCGGGATTTCCTCCGCCGCTTCAATGCGGGGCCTGCCCGGACGGACCGTATACTCGATGAGCAAAATCGCTCTGAACTGGATCATGGATAGCCTTGCCGCAGAATTTCCCACGATCCGATTCGTCACGATCATGCCGGGCTTTATCGATACACCCATCAATCAGGATAATCCAAACCGCTTCTGGCTGATGCAGCCTGAACGCGCCGCTCTGCTCATGATCCGGGCCGCGGCAAGAGGGAAATCGGCCTATATCTATCCCTTCCGTATGAAGCTTCTTTATCATTTAATCCATTCACTTCCCACACCGGTCTATCGTCGGCTGGGAAACCGTCTGGCGGACTTCTCGAGGCCCGGCCGATAA